The following proteins are co-located in the Phragmites australis chromosome 10, lpPhrAust1.1, whole genome shotgun sequence genome:
- the LOC133931039 gene encoding uncharacterized protein LOC133931039, with protein MLLLRANPAAAIPVSFSTAPAAAYSCSWPTIASSSTIARCSVGSSTDLSAVQFDPLRSDSNPWVDGVATTDDAEERHEDNQDEDEQLKGGRERDQKGISGIHVPRQRYIAVPKAALLDAVLSLFPSDAAAAASAAADFKRFARCLDAVLHAEHKQMLEDMRTYYMLTQKHHQEEKEETGSSSPSGDDQAMVNGKTSGFFGITQEDGTLFLTRSLGLRTLLGLTPEPDSRTRVAFATQFQRSFMNLLRNAQFEELSAQDLLLTYALNSDYLLTLPVYVDWKKAAESNAIIFRRGYATERQKGRLLVEKLDYLQSKLLQSIFFSLSKPLKKPGKWLNEALKRSTGNPGFQIWIDKLKLWLKEQTYADNSLLLMENSSWDKLRSDQLPDEDAPIWIAAQRAVSRYEGILSPVGPRGRLLRRLLAWTGLIPSLPEATIKSDVETKHLEGYVRPNFLPRITLANIWEPASRESCDNNVWEIVKASFRILFGKSTLQEPAFQELILLYTDEESEKKAKPEMLPLQLKIYERIPIPDLPVVFPHKKLSFRILDTVRLDIATVIGLLAYVVNYKFESLASSPSAFLLDIVAITALVILVFRVALGYKQTRDRYQLLVNKTLYEKTLASGFGSVYFLLDASEQQQYKEALLAYAMLLYRKKYHVSSRPRIRDTCEQFMYEKFKAKIEMPIDKAMETLERLGLVIELPTNGGSSVIALPCSEAYEILKSRWDSLLEQKTEQG; from the exons ATGCTCCTCCTTCGCGCCAACCCGGCCGCCGCCATCCCGGTTTCCTTCTCCacggcgccggccgccgcctaTAGTTGCTCTTGGCCTACAATTGCATCCTCCTCCACGATCGCTCGCTGCTCCGTCGGCTCCTCCACCGACCTCTCCGCCGTCCAGTTCGATCCGCTCCGCTCCGACTCCAATCCATGGGTCGACGGCGTGGCCACCACGGATGACGCCGAGGAACGCCACGAGGACAACCAAGACGAGGATGAGCAATTGAAAGGGGGGCGGGAAAGGGATCAGAAGGGTATCTCCGGTATCCACGTCCCGCGCCAGCGCTACATCGCCGTACCCAAGGCCGCCCTCCTTGACGCCGTCCTCTCCCTCTTCccctccgacgccgccgccgccgcctctgctgCAGCAGACTTCAAGCGCTTTGCTAG GTGCTTGGACGCTGTTCTTCACGccgagcacaagcagatgctcgAGGACATGCGCACCTATTACATGCTCACGCAGAAgcaccaccaggaggagaaagaggagactGGGAGCTCCTCGCCCTCCGGTGATGACCAAGCCATGGTCAATGGCAAAACCTCTGGCTTTTTCGGCATCACCCAGGAAGACGGGACATTATTCCTTACTAGAAGCTTGGGTTTGAGAACTCTGCTCGGATTAACCCCGGAACCTGATTCCCGGACCAG agttGCTTTTGCAACTCAATTTCAGCGTTCTTTCATGAACCTTCTGCGCAATGCTCAGTTCGAAGAACTCTCCGCCCAAGATCTGCTCTTGACATACGCCCTGAATAGTGATTACCTCTTGACGCTACCGGTTTACGTCGACTGGAAGAAAGCAGCTGAATCTAATGCAATAATATTCAG GCGTGGGTATGCCACTGAGAGGCAGAAAGGGCGATTATTAGTTGAGAAACTTGATTACCTGCAATCAAAACTCTTACAGAGTATCTTCTTCAGTCTCTCCAAACCGTTGAAAAAACCAGGGAAATGGCTTAATGAG GCACTGAAAAGATCAACAGGGAACCCGGGATTTCAGATCTGGATCGACAAATTAAAACTCTGGCTTAAAGAGCAAACTTATGCAGATAATTCACTGTTGTTGATGGAAAACTCTTCGTGGGACAAACTTAGGTCTGATCAATTACCCGATGAAGATGCTCCTATTTGGATTGCTGCACAAAGGGCAGTCTCTCGTTATGAAGGAATTCTGTCACCTGTTGGTCCTCGTGGCAGACTGTTAAGAAGATTGCTTGCATGGACTGGATTGATCCCTTCTCTTCCAGAAGCAACAATAAAATCTGATGTTGAAACaaagcatcttgaaggctatgTGAG GCCAAATTTTCTACCAAGAATTACCCTTGCAAATATATGGGAGCCGGCAAGCAGAGAATCTTGCGACAACAATGTTTGGGAGATAGTGAAAGCATCTTTCCGTATTTTATTTGGCAAGTCTACTCTTCAG GAACCAGCATTCCAAGAATTGATCCTACTTTATACTGATGAGGAAAGTGAAAAGAAGGCTAAACCCGAGATGCTGCCGCTACAATTGAAAATTTATGAGAGGATTCCGATCCCAGATCTGCCA GTGGTTTTTCCCCACAAGAAGTTGTCCTTCCGCATCCTAGATACA GTAAGGCTGGATATTGCTACCGTAATAGGGCTGTTGGCATACGTTGTCAACTACAAATTTGAGAGTTTAGCCTCATCTCC GTCAGCTTTTCTTCTTGATATAGTTGCTATTACTGCACTTGTGATACTTGTGTTCCGTGTGGCACTGGGCTACAAACAGACTCGGGATAGATATCAG CTTCTGGTCAATAAGACACTCTATGAGAAGACATTAGCAAGTGGATTCGGTTCAGTTTACTTTCTTCTCGATGCTTCTGAGCAACAACAG TATAAAGAAGCACTTTTGGCGTATGCTATGTTACTCTACAGAAAGAAGTATCAC GTGTCATCTCGTCCAAGAATCAGAGATACCTGCGAGCAGTTTATGTACGAGAAATTCAAGGCAAAG ATTGAGATGCCCATTGACAAGGCTATGGAGACGCTTGAGCGGTTGGGGCTGGTGATTGAGCTTCCAACTAATGGCGGTTCAAGCGTGATTGCTCTTCCATGTTCAGAGGCGTACGAGATCCTGAAAAGCCGTTGGGATAGTCTGTTAGAGCAGAAGACGGAACAAG GCTGA
- the LOC133931041 gene encoding membrane protein of ER body 2-like translates to MMEVDKPWDFKEEVDIMEEEEDAAGVLQTRQRKKKPMDLDLGQSLSGHGNDGDEAQALEEEHNKSIFFDPTKVSDHVTEVSAEKEVIEVVQFGGEKENTNETSSAEGKELEKQENVNAQETNRNSRTGKLENGSHSNGVHEDSSSSETVTIADRDAGLKLIATIGESKTDLTNWSGALGISNGSTNRTKVHEIEVEKDEHVTKGKVNIEEYDLEKILDEQETHDLYCPKCNSCITRRVILRKRKRTVKQAIRDEPPKKPQLAEPSASASIQTAAERQDQDSPDVFRCLSCFTFFTPTGCGFYIFRIFERRDVNQQVQDQDPSVSRHMSENCGSWLLSCFQTVDSPKKSADADPAKKPLLSDTPSTNVTTPSIEANTSSAHSGATIGEAEHFKKPLPAAKNEEEIKQSSSSVTVHTSSSTTSKISSSWQSETGFMHTETRHMVTGQQDIARQEQILLSKPAGDVVTDAIHLDRKEDIKENTTAASENSSFFNQAFFNSAVKVPTASPTKVLSEVGNLTVEKPTSVIPQPIQCTPPHLALHVPVIPVPAQRDEWDILKAIVYGGLVESITSLSVVSAAAASGAKTLDIFILGIANLIGGLPIIYHNIVDLRDIGDVDENDELVGHYWLQLGRRSKYQLHMFIAILSYILFGLLPPVIYGLSFRKSDNRENKMMVVAAASLACIALIAIGKAHVKRPRTYITTLLYYLSIGLSCSGLSYIAGVLITRLLAHFGLIDQGASPPAPPSLLFPDAMGREATAWASY, encoded by the exons ATGATGGAGGTGGACAAGCCGTGGGAtttcaaggaggaggtggacatcatggaggaggaggaggacgccgccgGGGTCCTACAGACAaggcagaggaagaagaagcccatGGACCTGGACCTTGGCCAATCTCTATCTGGGCATGGCAACGATGGAGATGAGGCTCAGGCTCTTGAAGAGGAGCACAACAAGAGCATCTTCTTTGATCCCACCAAAG TGTCTGATCATGTTACTGAAGTAAGTGCTGAAAAAGAAGTCATAGAAGTGGTGCAATTTGGTGGCGAAAAGGAAAACACAAATGAGACTTCAAGTGCAGAAGGCAAAGAGCTTGAGAAACAGGAAAATGTCAATGCTCAAGAAACTAATCGCAATTCACGTACTGGTAAGTTGGAAAATGGGTCACACTCAAATGGTGTGCATGAAGACTCTAGCAGCAGTGAAACTGTGACTATTGCAGACAGAGACGCAGGGCTCAAACTGATTGCAACCATTGGCGAGAGCAAAACCGACTTGACAAACTGGAGTGGTGCTCTTGGCATTTCCAATGGCAGCACGAATAGAACTAAAGTTCATGAAATCGAAGTTGAGAAGGATGAACATGTCACTAAGGGTAAAGTAAACATTGAAGAGTATGATCTTGAGAAAATTCTGGATGAACAAGAAACTCATGACCTGTACTGTCCCAAATGCAACTCCTGCATAACTCGGAGGGTAATTCTACGGAAGAGAAAGAGGACAGTGAAACAAGCAATACGTGATGAACCACCAAAAAAACCACAGCTTGCAGAGCCCTCTGCTAGTGCTTCAATCCAAACTGCAGCTGAAAGACAGGATCAAGATTCACCGGACGTATTCAGATGTTTATCGTGCTTCACCTTCTTCACTCCAACAG GCTGTGGTTTTTACATATTCCGTATATTTGAAAGGAGGGATGTGAACCAACAAGTTCAGGATCAGGATCCTTCTGTTTCACGTCACATGTCTGAAAATTGCGGAAGTTGGCTTCTATCTTGTTTCCAGACAGTAGATAGTCCAAAGAAATCAGCTGATGCAG ATCCAGCAAAGAAGCCACTGTTAAGTGATACACCAAGCACCAATGTTACAACTCCATCAATTGAAGCTAACACATCATCTGCACATAGTGGTGCCACAATTGGGGAAGCAGAACATTTTAAGAAACCATTACCAGCTGcaaagaatgaagaagaaattaaACAATCATCTTCATCAGTAACAGTTCACACATCATCGTCTACTACCAGCAAAATCAGCAGCTCTTGGCAGAGCGAGACAG GATTCATGCACACAGAGACGAGACATATGGTAACTGGACAGCAAGACATAGCACGCCAAGAACAAATTCTTCTCTCAAAGCCTGCTGGTGATGTTGTGACTGATGCCATTCACCTGGATCGCAAGGAAG ATATTAAAGAAAATACAACAGCAGCCTCTGAGAACAGCTCATTTTTCAACCAAGCATTTTTTAATTCTGCAGTTAAAGTCCCAACTGCAAGCCCAACAAAAGTTTTATCAG AAGTTGGCAATCTGACAGTTGAGAAACCAACTTCAGTTATTCCTCAACCAATTCAGTGCACTCCACCTCATCTAGCATTGCATGTACCTGTGATACCGGTTCCTGCTCAAAGGGATGAATGGGATATACTGAAAGCCATAGTGTATGGTGGTCTAGTTGAATCGATCACGAGTCTATCTGTTgtatcagcagcagcagcaagtgGTGCTAAGACAT TGGATATATTCATCTTGGGCATAGCAAACCTTATTGGTGGACTTCCTATCATTTACCACAAT atTGTTGATCTGAGAGATATAGGAGATGTTGATGAAAATGATGAGCTTGTTGGCCACTACTGGTTGCAACTTGGAAGGCGATCGAAATACCAGCTCCACATGTTCATAGCTATACTGTCATACATCCTGTTCGGGCTGCTACCACCAGTCATCTACGGATTATCATTCAGGAAGAGCGACAACAGGGAGAACAAGATGATGGTAGTTGCTGCTGCATCGCTTGCGTGCATTGCGCTGATAGCAATCGGGAAGGCGCATGTCAAGAGACCCAGGACATACATCACAACTCTCCTCTACTACCTGTCGATCGGTTTGAGCTGTTCTGGACTGTCATACATCGCAGGCGTGCTGATCACAAGGCTTCTGGCTCACTTTGGTCTGATTGATCAGGGTGCGTCACCTCCTGCTCCTCCAAGTCTGCTATTCCCCGACGCAATGGGCAGAGAGGCAACCGCCTGGGCTTCATACTGA